One part of the Perognathus longimembris pacificus isolate PPM17 chromosome 10, ASM2315922v1, whole genome shotgun sequence genome encodes these proteins:
- the Il34 gene encoding interleukin-34 isoform X1 yields MPRGLAWLHYLGILFGMALGNESLEVWPLAQNKECDVTGYLRVKLQYRNRLQYMKHYFPINYRISVPYEGVLRVANITRLQRARVSERELRYLWVLVSLNATESVQSVLLEGHPSWKYLQEVQTLLVNVQEGLTDVEIGPQVEAVLSLLSTPGLSLKLVRPKALLDNCFRVMELLYCSCCKRSSVLRWQDCEVPSPPRHGPGPSLQCAAAQAYPPPREPLAPGFGAGP; encoded by the exons ATCTTGGGATCCTCTTTGGCATGGCCTTGGGGAACGAGAGTTTGGAGGTGTGGCCCTTGGCTCAGAACAAGGAGTGTGACGTCACCGGCTACCTGCGGGTCAAGCTTCAGTACAGGAACCGACTGCAGTACATG AAACACTACTTCCCCATCAACTACAGGATCAGCGTGCCTTATGAGGGGGTGCTCAGAGTTGCCAACATCACCAGGCTG CAGAGGGCCCGGGTGAGTGAGCGCGAGCTGCGCTATCTGTGGGTCTTGGTGAGTCTCAACGCCACAGAGTCGGTGCAGAGCGTGCTGCTCGAGGGCCACCCGTCCTGGAAGTACCTGCAGGAGGTGCAGACGCTGCTGGTGAACGTGCAGGAGGGCCTCACG GATGTGGAGATCGGTCCGCAGGTGGAAGCGGTGTTGTCCCTTCTGAGTACTCCAGGCCTGAGTCTGAAACTCGTGCGGCCCAAAGCCTTGCTGGACAACTGCTTCCGGGTCATGGAGCTTCTGTACTGCTCTTGCT GCAAACGAAGCTCCGTCCTGAGGTGGCAGGACTGTGAGGTGCCGAGCCCTCCGCGCCACGGCCCGGGGCCTTCCCTGCAGTGCGCAGCCGCCCAGGCGTACCCTCCGCCCCGCGAGCCCCTCGCCCCGGGCTTCGGTGCTGGGCCCTAG
- the Il34 gene encoding interleukin-34 isoform X2 — protein sequence MPRGLAWLHYLGILFGMALGNESLEVWPLAQNKECDVTGYLRVKLQYRNRLQYMKHYFPINYRISVPYEGVLRVANITRLRARVSERELRYLWVLVSLNATESVQSVLLEGHPSWKYLQEVQTLLVNVQEGLTDVEIGPQVEAVLSLLSTPGLSLKLVRPKALLDNCFRVMELLYCSCCKRSSVLRWQDCEVPSPPRHGPGPSLQCAAAQAYPPPREPLAPGFGAGP from the exons ATCTTGGGATCCTCTTTGGCATGGCCTTGGGGAACGAGAGTTTGGAGGTGTGGCCCTTGGCTCAGAACAAGGAGTGTGACGTCACCGGCTACCTGCGGGTCAAGCTTCAGTACAGGAACCGACTGCAGTACATG AAACACTACTTCCCCATCAACTACAGGATCAGCGTGCCTTATGAGGGGGTGCTCAGAGTTGCCAACATCACCAGGCTG AGGGCCCGGGTGAGTGAGCGCGAGCTGCGCTATCTGTGGGTCTTGGTGAGTCTCAACGCCACAGAGTCGGTGCAGAGCGTGCTGCTCGAGGGCCACCCGTCCTGGAAGTACCTGCAGGAGGTGCAGACGCTGCTGGTGAACGTGCAGGAGGGCCTCACG GATGTGGAGATCGGTCCGCAGGTGGAAGCGGTGTTGTCCCTTCTGAGTACTCCAGGCCTGAGTCTGAAACTCGTGCGGCCCAAAGCCTTGCTGGACAACTGCTTCCGGGTCATGGAGCTTCTGTACTGCTCTTGCT GCAAACGAAGCTCCGTCCTGAGGTGGCAGGACTGTGAGGTGCCGAGCCCTCCGCGCCACGGCCCGGGGCCTTCCCTGCAGTGCGCAGCCGCCCAGGCGTACCCTCCGCCCCGCGAGCCCCTCGCCCCGGGCTTCGGTGCTGGGCCCTAG